One genomic region from Daphnia magna isolate NIES linkage group LG10, ASM2063170v1.1, whole genome shotgun sequence encodes:
- the LOC116931990 gene encoding LOW QUALITY PROTEIN: uncharacterized protein LOC116931990 (The sequence of the model RefSeq protein was modified relative to this genomic sequence to represent the inferred CDS: deleted 1 base in 1 codon), whose amino-acid sequence MTNHRHTCGIMKMLAATWTTVLVLWFPSLITAAELSDGMVCTFTSTNYAVGDVWYPRLGQHGTLHCVACVCQEGGKINCTIQNCSGPECTGSESSVENQCCAHCSKVGQDAKMPTSITTPPSPAHSTRVLQENVRVSSFSLSDLSSSSTSSGVTCLHNGNVYRHKERFTSSNVGLKPEHPDQCVQCSCEGGMVMCQLKDCPKADCEKPVWTKDDCCPACPDPVGRVDEMDNSPVIIQQESDTINGKMEDCISAGRYYLHGTTWHPVMGPFGPMDCVNCKCKSGRIECQRLECPSRPELSCERPVKVAGRCCPVCPFIEGDIQGPVTPLLPSSPITGTRSNIQETSGIVSSSSSSKIKTPTRPLLAPSTSSLIRSSTHPRNLTLCLPRDYDVIVYRAQGGGSTSEFIQVKLHEDNVVVLLVISQYIFQQVVNGQGIEHHMWMLQPTVTTYKVQDLTRDQSEALRQRFRFILLGTTATKHVTRFTKREKKLKPKCLPDSGCLKKIRRLERNLVLKEVVSRKGCSPLEVEANRR is encoded by the exons ATGACTAATCATAGACACACGTGCGGAATAATGAAGATGTTGGCCGCCACTTGGACGACGGTGCTTGTCCTCTGGTTCCCGTCATTAATAACAG CGGCTGAGCTCTCGGATGGAATGGTCTGCACTTTCACGTCGACCAACTACGCGGTCGGTGACGTCTGGTATCCGAGACTGGGTCAACACGGGACCCTCCACTGTGTCGCCTGCGTCTGTCAAGAG GGCGGGAAAATCAATTGCACCATTCAAAATTGCAGCGGTCCCGAATGCACCGGGTCCGAATCGTCCGTCGAGAATCAATGTTGTGCCCACTGTTCCA AAGTGGGGCAAGATGCGAAAATGCCAACATCCATTACAACTCCACCATCTCCGGCGCATTCGACTCGCGTTTTGCAGGAAAACGTTCGGGTGTCTTCATTCTCGTTATCGGATTTGAGTAGCAGTTCGACGTCATCTGGCGTCACTTGCTTACATAATGGCAACGTCTACCGTCACAAGGAACGTTTCACATCTTCCAACGTCGGTCTCAAACCGGAACACCCCGACCAGTGCGTTCAATGTTCTTGCGAG GGTGGGATGGTGATGTGCCAACTGAAAGATTGCCCCAAAGCTGACTGTGAAAAGCCGGTATGGACTAAAGATGATTGCTGCCCAGCCTGTCCAG ATCCAGTTGGCCGAGTGGACGAGATGGACAATTCGCCTGTTATTATTCAACAAGAGTCGGATACTATCAACGGAAAAATGGAGGACTGTATCTCCGCTGGCCG GTATTATCTGCACGGAACGACTTGGCATCCGGTGATGGGACCGTTCGGACCAATGGACTGCGTCAATTGCAAATGCAAATCTGGTAGGATCGAATGCCAACGTTTGGAATGTCCCAGTCGGCCAGAGCTCAGCTGCGAAAGGCCCGTAAAAGTTGCTGGACGTTGCTGTCCCGTCTGTCCGTTTATCGAGGGAGACATTCAAG GTCCCGTGACACCCTTACTGCCATCATCACCCATCACTGGGACGCGGTCCAATATTCAAGAAACTTCAGGAATCGTCAGCAGCAGTTCTAGCAGCAAAATAAAGACACCCACTCGACCCTTGTTA GCTCCTTCCACTTCTTCGCTCATCAGGTCCTCAACGCATCCCCGAAACTTAACGTTGTGCTTACCCAGGGATTACGATGTCATCGTCTATCGAGCGCAAGGCGGTGGTAGCACATCCGAATTCATCCAG GTTAAACTACACGAGGAtaatgttgttgttcttctGGTAATCTCGCAGTACATCTTTCAGCAAGTTGTCAACGGACAGGGCATTGAACATCACATGTGGATGTTACAGCCAACTGTAACAACATACAAAGTCCAAGATCTAACACGGGACCAGTCCGAAGCATTACGTCAGCGATTCCGGTTCATTCTTCTCGGAACTACGGCCACAA AACACGTCACGAGGTTCacaaaacgagagaaaaagtTGAAACCGAAATGTCTGCCTGATTCCGGCTGCCTGAAGAAGATCCGACGACTAGAGCGAAATCTGGTGCTCAAAGAGGTTGTCAGCCGTAAAGGTTGTTCACCTCTCGAAGTGGAAGCCAACCGCCGTTGA